One genomic window of Coffea eugenioides isolate CCC68of chromosome 1, Ceug_1.0, whole genome shotgun sequence includes the following:
- the LOC113773169 gene encoding UDP-glycosyltransferase 86A2-like, which translates to MAISPQKPHAILVSYPLQGHVIPSVHLAIKLASRGFTITFINTQSIHNNITSGDKNINGQGDIFAEVRKSGLDIRYTTVPDGLPLGFDRSLNHDQFMAALLHVFSAHVEEEVQKIVKSGPPVSYLIADTFFVWPGMLAKKYGLVYISLWTEAALVFSLYYHLDLLRLNGHFGCIDMREDPIDYIPGVKPLEPLDMPSYLQEMYPTSVCHKIIYKAFKDAQDADFVLCNTVEELEPETISALQEKLPIFPVGPMFPSGFTKSCVATSLWSESDCSHWLDTKPPGSVLYVSFGSYAHVQKRDLLEIANGIQESNISFVWVLRPDIVSSEDRNPLPDGFRAATSDRAMVIPWCCQINVLRHPAIGGFLTHCGWNSILESIWCEVPLLCFPLYTDQFTNRKLVVDDWKIGANLYDRVSVTQVEVSQKINRLMSKKSGDEFRNAIKVVKKTLEKALKEDGSSEKNMDRFIRDLKITLEKKNQTQKVVN; encoded by the exons ATGGCAATTTCTCCCCAAAAGCCTCATGCAATCTTGGTTAGTTATCCTCTACAAGGCCATGTAATCCCATCGGTCCATTTGGCCATCAAGCTTGCTTCAAGAGGTTTCACCATCACCTTCATCAACACTCAATCCATACATAACAACATTACATCAGGAGATAAAAACATTAATGGCCAAGGAGATATCTTTGCTGAAGTACGAAAATCGGGACTCGATATTCGTTACACCACCGTGCCCGACGGCCTTCCTCTAGGGTTCGATAGGTCACTCAATCATGACCAGTTCATGGCTGCTTTGTTGCATGTCTTCTCAGCTCATGTTGAAGAGGAAGTTCAAAAGATTGTCAAGTCTGGACCTCCTGTTAGTTATTTGATCGCTGATACGTTCTTTGTATGGCCTGGCATGTTGGCTAAGAAATATGGACTTGTATACATTTCTCTTTGGACAGAGGCGGCTTTAGTTTTTTCATTGTATTATCATTTGGATCTTTTGAGGCTCAATGGCCACTTTGGTTGCATAG ACATGCGTGAAGACCCCATTGACTACATTCCTGGTGTAAAACCATTAGAACCCCTGGATATGCCATCATATCTCCAAGAAATGTACCCAACATCAGTATGTCACAAAATTATCTATAAGGCATTCAAGGATGCACAAGATGCAGATTTTGTACTATGTAACACAGTTGAAGAACTCGAGCCCGAGACCATATCTGCTCTACAGGAGAAACTTCCAATTTTTCCAGTCGGACCCATGTTTCCATCAGGGTTCACCAAGAGTTGTGTGGCCACGAGCCTGTGGTCCGAGTCAGACTGCTCCCATTGGCTAGACACCAAACCTCCTGGCTCAGTTTTGTATGTTTCATTCGGTAGCTATGCTCACGTCCAAAAAAGGGATTTGTTGGAAATAGCAAATGGTATACAAGAAAGCAATATTAGTTTTGTTTGGGTGCTTCGACCTGATATTGTTAGCTCGGAGGATCGTAATCCGTTGCCTGATGGATTCAGAGCTGCGACCAGTGACCGAGCGATGGTCATACCTTGGTGTTGTCAAATAAATGTGTTAAGGCACCCTGCAATTGGAGGGTTCTTGACTCATTGTGGTTGGAATTCAATTTTGGAAAGCATTTGGTGTGAAGTTCCATTATTATGTTTTCCTTTGTATACTGACCAGTTTACTAATCGGAAACTAGTGGTGGATGATTGGAAGATTGGAGCTAATCTTTATGATAGAGTATCTGTTACTCAGGTTGAAGTTTCGCAGAAGATCAACCGTTTGATGAGTAAGAAATCAGGGGATGAGTTCAGAAATGCAATCAAGGTAGTGAAAAAGACATTAGAAAAGGCATTAAAAGAAGATGGATCGTCAGAGAAAAATATGGACCGATTTATCAGAGATTTGAAGATCACTCTTGAGAAGAAAAACCAAACGCAGAAGGTTGTTAATTAG
- the LOC113770261 gene encoding UDP-glycosyltransferase 86A1-like translates to MDCIQQKPHAILVCLPLQGHLNPAVQLAIKLASKGFTITFINTQSIHHQITSTLKRTAMKTSFLMQEKSGLDIHYTTVSDGLPLEFDRSLNHDQFMAAMFHVFSAHIDEAVQRLVESGPPVSCLIADSFLVQLGRVAKEHGLLYASFWTQPATVFTIYYHLDLLRLNGHFDCIDRREDAIDYIPGVQSIEPKDLTSYLQEEETNTICHQITFKAIHDAKKADFVLSNNVHELELQAMTDLRKKVPFYAIGPLLEFTKCRVAVATSLWSKSDCTQWLDTKPTGSVLYISFGSYAHVTKNELQEIADGVKLSQVTFVWVLRPDIVSSNDSDPLPKGFREETGDRGMIIPWCFQNQVLSHPAIGGFFTQCGWSSILESIWYAVPLMCFPLIADQPTNRKLVVDWKIGINLCDKSQITKLEVSEKINILMKSGNHELKNIIKELRRTMEHALSREGSSERNMDQFINDFHQAIQKKTQIQSSNCIS, encoded by the exons atggATTGTATACAACAGAAGCCTCATGCCATCTTAGTATGCTTGCCACTACAAGGCCATCTTAATCCAGCAGTCCAGTTAGCGATCAAGCTAGCATCAAAAGGTTTCACCATAACCTTCATCAACACTCAATCCATAcatcaccaaatcacctcaacaCTCAAAAGGACAGCGATGAAGACATCTTTTCTGATGCAAGAGAAATCAGGACTTGATATTCATTACACCACCGTGTCCGATGGTCTTCCTCTAGAGTTTGATAGGTCACTCAACCATGATCAGTTCATGGCTGCAATGTTCCATGTCTTCTCTGCTCACATAGACGAAGCTGTTCAAAGACTTGTGGAATCAGGACCTCCAGTGAGTTGCCTGATTGCTGATTCATTCCTTGTGCAGCTTGGGCGTGTTGCAAAGGAACATGGACTTCTGTATGCTTCTTTCTGGACACAACCAGCTACAGTTTTCACCATTTACTATCATCTGGATCTTTTGAGATTAAATGGTCACTTCGATTGCATTG ATAGGCGCGAGGATGCAATAGACTACATACCAGGGGTTCAATCCATTGAGCCTAAGGATTTGACGTCATATCTTCAAGAAGAAGAGACAAACACAATCTGTCATCAGATCACTTTCAAGGCAATCCACGATGCAAAGAAAGCAGATTTTGTGTTAAGCAACAATGTACACGAACTAGAACTCCAAGCCATGACAGATCTCCGGAAAAAAGTGCCTTTTTACGCTATAGGACCCCTATTGGAATTCACCAAATGCCGTGTGGCAGTGGCCACAAGCCTTTGGTCCAAGTCTGACTGCACTCAGTGGCTCGATACCAAGCCTACTGGCTCAGTTTTGTACATTTCCTTTGGAAGCTATGCTCATGTTACAAAGAATGAACTACAGGAGATAGCTGACGGTGTTAAACTAAGCCAAGTAACTTTTGTTTGGGTGCTTCGTCCTGATATTGTAAGCTCTAATGATTCTGATCCATTGCCTAAAGGGTTCAGGGAAGAAACTGGCGACCGTGGGATGATCATACCCTGGTGCTTCCAGAACCAAGTTTTGAGTCACCCTGCAATTGGGGGATTCTTCACTCAGTGTGGTTGGAGCTCAATTTTGGAAAGCATTTGGTATGCAGTACCTTTAATGTGTTTTCCACTCATCGCTGATCAACCCACTAATCGCAAACTAGTGGTTGATTGGAAGATTGGAATCAATCTTTGCGACAAAAGCCAGATCACTAAGCTTGAAGTATCAGAGAAGATTAACATTCTTATGAAATCAGGCAACCATGAGCTCAAAAACATAATCAAGGAACTAAGAAGGACAATGGAACACGCACTGTCAAGAGAAGGATCATCGGAAAGAAACATGGATCAGTTCATCAATGATTTTCATCAAGCTATTCAGAAGAAAACTCAGATTCAATCATCCAACTGCATTTCTTGA
- the LOC113770270 gene encoding ABC transporter G family member 3-like: protein MLMLQEGPSLKSKGKASNPTRIAVLTWRSLLIMSREWKYYWFRLILYMLLTLCIGTVFSGLGHSLSSVVTRVAAIFVFVSFNSLLSVAGVPAHLKEIKIYACEESNLHSGTFVFLLGQLFSGIPFLFLISISSSLVFYFLVGLRDEFSFLMYFVLNFFMCLLVNEGMVLLIVSICQEVYWSILTLVSVHVIMMLSAGYFRIRSALPRPIWMYPISYVSFHTYSIQGLLENEYIGSSYAVGQVRTISGYQALRNVYDISTSSSSKWENLLVLFLMCAGYRILVFALLQFCVRKKFPGRRFFRCNRETNNPR, encoded by the exons ATGCTTATGTTACAGGAAGGCCCATCTCTCAAAAGCAAGGGAAAGGCAAGCAATCCCACACGAATTGCAGTATTGACATGGAGATCATTGTTAATTATGTCAAGAGAGTGGAAATACTATTGGTTCCGACTGATACTTTATATGCTTCTTACACTCTGTATTGGTACTGTGTTTTCTGGATTGGGTCATTCCTTGTCGTCTGTTGTG ACAAGAGTTGCAGCGATATTTGTGTTTGTGTCGTTTAATTCACTTCTAAGTGTTGCTGGAGTACCTGCACACCTGAAAGAAATTAAG ATATATGCCTGTGAAGAATCGAATTTACATTCTGGGACATTTGTCTTCTTACTTGGGCAGCTCTTTTCCGGCATCCCATTCTTGTTCCTCATCTCCATTTCCTCAAGTCTCGTCTTCTACTTCCTTGTAGGCCTACGGGATGAATTCAGTTTCTTGATGTATTTTGTGCTAAACTTCTTCATGTGCCTGTTAGTAAATGAAGGAATGGTACTGCTGATTGTTTCCATTTGCCAAGAGGTCTACTGGAGCATCTTAACATTGGTGTCAGTACAT GTGATAATGATGCTCTCAGCGGGCTATTTCAGAATTCGCAGTGCTTTGCCCAGGCCAATATGGATGTATCCCATATCCTATGTGTCGTTCCATACTTATTCTATCCAG GGGCTCTTGGAGAATGAGTATATTGGAAGTTCCTATGCAGTTGGGCAGGTGCGGACTATCTCTGGTTACCAAGCACTTCGAAACGTATATGACATATCTACCAGCAGTAGCTCAAAGTGGGAAAATTTACTCGTTCTGTTTCTGATGTGTGCTGGATATCGTATTCTTGTATTCGCGTTGCTACAATTTTGTGTTAGAAAGAAGTTCCCTGGTCGTAGATTTTTCCGGTGTAATCGAGAAACGAACAATCCGAGATAA
- the LOC113773176 gene encoding putative receptor-like protein kinase At3g47110 gives MAYERKNFRLASSSRFLFSTLFHIFIIASAAAIHFETSNETDYQSLLDIKGLIKGDPIQALSSWNDSIHFCDWRGVTCGRLHQRVTVLNMSSFHLVGSLSPSIGNLTFLRELNIQDNNFHGMIPEEVGRLFRLQCLCFANNSFEGELPLNITGCSDLSILDLRGNRLIGRIRDDLSTLSKLYALSLSRNNFSGSIPPSMGNISSLQILSISRNNLGGNIPAEIGRLSNLHVLELSSNRLLGAVPPQLYNISALQIFSITNNLLSGQFPATVGLTLPNLTLFLADLNQFFGLIPTTLANASGLIKISIGDNSLTGPIPQNLGSLKELQLTSLWLNDNIISGSLPSGIGDIASLGYLDVRNNSLSGIIPDSVGKLVKMQELYLSENSFTGEIPSTIGDISELQILVLEQNMLTGNIPVSLSNCSNLQGFTVTQNRLSGALPKEILGLSSLSLGLLLAQNQFTGSLPSEVGNLKNLVSLDISENKLSGEIPTSIDGCEMLEYVRLKGNFLEGSVPSTLGELKSIQVIDLSQNNLSEQIPVSLAKLKFISTLNLSYNMLEGEVPMDGTFANSSAFSALGNGKLCGGIKALNLSSCPKPTKKKAKLSTPIVIVIAITIPLAIVLLLISAYAIHRLRSSKQQLPFTSAAEKQNQKLSYAELYDSTNGFSSENLIGEGKYGSVYKGVLKPDEQMVAVKVLKLHQHGAHKSFLVECAALRNIRHRNLVKIITSCSSLDFKQNDFKALIFEYVPNGSLENWLHPSSAEEEGQSLMKLQLIQRLNIAIDIASALDYLHNHCGTPIIHCDIKPSNILLGDDFRALVSDFGLAKFLSSIEGRSHQHQSSSVAIRGTVGYVAPEYGMGGEVSTQGDVYSYGILLLELFTGKRPTDSMFTEDFSLHSYVKTALSHQVIEIVDPKISMEAESIAGIITKTSKGGSISQEECYLSMFRIGVSCSLEIQRDRMNIKDVLSGLQAIRNEFVQVINESQMR, from the exons ATGGCATATGAAAGGAAGAATTTCAGGCTAGCTAGCTCATCTCGTTTTTTGTTTTCTACTCTCTTTCATATCTTTATTATTGCTTCTGCTGCTGCAATTCATTTTGAGACAAGTAATGAGACAGACTACCAATCTCTGCTTGACATCAAGGGTCTAATAAAAGGAGATCCAATCCAGGCTCTGAGCTCCTGGAATGATTCCATTCACTTCTGCGATTGGCGTGGAGTCACATGTGGCCGGCTTCATCAAAGAGTCACTGTCTTGAATATGTCATCATTTCACTTGGTGGGTTCTCTTTCTCCCTCCATAGGAAACCTTACCTTTCTCAGAGAACTCAATATTCAGGACAACAATTTTCATGGTATGATTCCTGAAGAAGTAGGCAGACTTTTTCGGCTTCAATGTCTTTGCTTTGCCAATAATTCCTTTGAGGGAGAACTTCCATTAAATATCACGGGTTGTTCAGATCTAAGTATTCTTGATTTAAGGGGTAACAGGCTCATCGGGCGAATTCGAGATGACTTGAGCACTTTATCTAAGCTTTATGCTCTGAGCCTTTCCAGGAATAATTTCTCAGGCAGCATTCCACCATCTATGGGTAATATTTCCTCTCTTCAAATACTAAGCATATCAAGAAACAATCTAGGTGGAAATATTCCAGCTGAGATTGGTCGGCTTTCAAATCTGCATGTCCTTGAGCTGTCCTCAAATAGACTTTTAGGTGCAGTTCCTCCTCAGCTCTACAACATTTCGGCTCTCCAGATCTTTTCTATTACTAACAATCTATTAAGTGGACAGTTTCCTGCTACTGTGGGATTGACTCTTCCAAACCTTACTTTATTTTTGGCTGATTTGAACCAATTTTTTGGATTAATTCCCACTACATTAGCAAATGCTTCAGGGCTCATAAAAATTAGCATAGGAGACAATTCACTCACAGGACCAATTCCACAAAATCTAGGTAGCCTGAAAGAACTTCAG CTCACATCTTTGTGGCTGAATGATAACATTATATCTGGTAGCTTACCTTCTGGGATTGGAGACATTGCAAGCTTGGGCTATCTCGATGTACGTAATAATTCTCTCTCAGGTATTATTCCTGATTCCGTGGGGAAACTTGTTAAAATGCAGGAGCTTTATCTGTCTGAAAATAGCTTCACAGGAGAAATTCCTTCAACAATCGGTGACATTTCTGAACTACAGATTCTTGTATTAGAACAGAACATGCTTacaggtaacattcctgtttcTTTGAGTAACTGCAGTAACTTGCAAGGATTTACTGTTACTCAGAATCGCCTAAGTGGAGCTTTACCTAAAGAAATTCTTGGTCTttcatctctctctcttggccTCCTCTTAGCTCAAAACCAATTCACGGGATCATTACCATCAGAAGTTGGCAATTTGAAGAATCTTGTGTCATTGGATATTTCAGAAAACAAATTATCTGGTGAAATTCCAACCTCTATTGATGGTTGCGAGATGTTGGAATATGTTCGGTTGAAAGGTAACTTTTTGGAAGGCTCTGTACCTTCTACTTTAGGAGAATTGAAAAGCATTCAGGTCATAGATCTATCTCAGAATAATTTGTCAGAGCAAATTCCAGTTTCTTTGGCAAAATTAAAATTCATCAGCACTCTAAATCTTTCCTATAATATGCTAGAGGGTGAAGTGCCAATGGATGGGACCTTTGCAAACTCTAGTGCCTTTTCAGCACTGGGGAATGGAAAGCTATGCGGAGGAATCAAAGCATTGAACTTATCATCTTGTCCTAAACCTACCAAAAAGAAAGCAAAGCTGTCTACTCCTATAGTAATAGTTATTGCCATTACTATTCCTCTAGCTATAGTTTTACTACTCATATCTGCCTATGCAATTCATAGACTAAGAAGCTCAAAACAACAATTACCTTTTACTTCTGCAGCAGAAAAACAGAATCAGAAGCTCTCATATGCAGAATTATATGATTCCACCAATGGTTTTTCTTCAGAAAATTTGATTGGTGAAGGTAAATATGGCTCTGTTTACAAAGGGGTCCTCAAACCTGATGAGCAAATGGTTGCTGTTAAGGTTCTTAAGCTCCACCAACATGGTGCCCATAAGAGCTTCTTGGTTGAATGTGCAGCGTTGAGAAACATCCGCCATCGAAACCTTGTCAAGATCATAACCTCTTGTTCAAGTTTAGACTTCAAGCAGAACGATTTCAAGGCTTTGATTTTCGAATATGTGCCTAATGGAAGTTTAGAGAATTGGTTACATCCAAGTTCAGCTGAGGAAGAGGGACAAAGCCTAATGAAGCTCCAGTTGATACAAAGACTGAATATTGCAATCGACATTGCGTCCGCCTTGGATTACCTTCATAACCATTGTGGGACACCGATTATCCACTGTGATATAAAGCCAAGCAACATACTTCTAGGTGATGATTTTCGTGCCTTGGTTAGTGATTTTGGCCTAGCAAAATTTCTTTCCTCCATCGAAGGTAGATCCCATCAACATCAAAGCAGCTCAGTAGCAATTAGAGGAACAGTTGGATATGTTGCTCCAG AATATGGCATGGGTGGAGAGGTATCAACACAAGGAGATGTATACAGCTATGGTATTCTATTGCTTGAATTGTTTACAGGGAAAAGGCCTACTGACAGCATGTTCACAGAAGATTTTAGTCTCCATAGTTATGTTAAGACGGCTCTTTCCCATCAGGTAATCGAAATTGTTGATCCAAAGATCTCAATGGAAGCAGAATCCATAGCAGGTATAatcaccaaaacaagcaaaGGCGGCAGCATCAGTCAGGAGGAATGCTACCTATCGATGTTTCGGATTGGTGTTTCATGCTCTTTAGAAATTCAAAGGGACAGGATGAATATTAAAGATGTCCTCAGTGGATTACAAGCAATCAGGAATGAGTTTGTTCAGGTTATAAATGAGAGCCAAATGAGATGA